From the Thermodesulfobacteriota bacterium genome, the window CCCACTCCCTTATGGCGCCTACGTAATTTCCTATGTGGATTTCGCCTGTTGGCTGAATCCCGCTAAATATCCTTTTCATTTAGAAAACACGAAAATTTACATCAAAAGAGACAGTCTTTTCAACGGTTCTATTCCATTTTGGCAAGGGGTGTGCTAATCTAATCTTAATGTTCGGACTGGGTCTACCAGAAATAATAGTTATACTAGTTGTTGCACTCCTTCTTTTTGGTCCTTCGAAACTGCCGGAGGTGGCTAAATCGATCGGAAGGACATTAGACGAACTAAGAAGGATGGCCGATGACGTCAAAGAGACGATAAAGGAAGAGATGGTGGTCATAGATAGAGAAATCGAAGAAAAGGGTCAAAAAGAGAGAGACTCGAAAGAAGATAGAGAACCCCAGTCTTAATGTCTCACCAAAGAGAAAACGGAGACAAAAAGCCGTTTCTTGCCCATCTTGAAGAGCTAAGGAGAAGACTTATCGTATGTCTTTCGGGTATCGGTTTTTCTTTCATCATTACCTACAGCTTCAAAGAGAGAATATTCGAATTCTTAATGAAGCCATACCTTAAGGTTATGCCAGATCAAAGCGGCTTTATATTCACCTACATTACCGAGGCCTTCGTTACGTACCTTAAAGTCGCTTTTGTTGCCGCAATCTTTCTTGCGTCCCCTCTCATCCTCTACGAGATCTGGATGTTTGTTGCACCAGGGCTTTACGAGCACGAAAAAAGATACGTCTATCCCTTCATCTTTTTTGGGTCTATCTTATTCGTTTCGGGAGCTTTATTCTCTTATTTTGTTGTCATTCCGTATGTTTATAGATTCTTTGTGAGTTTTGCACAGGAGTTTGTCGTGCCCATGCCTGACTTAAAAGGATACATGGGCCTCACACTTAAGATGCTCATCCTATTTGGTTTTGTCTTCGAACTTCCTCTTGTTATGTACTATCTCGGTAAAGCAGGAGTAATCTCCTCCGAGACACTAAAAAGGAAAAGAAAATTTGCAATTCTTGGGATATTCATAGTTTCAGCCTTTCTCACCCCCCCTGATGTGACAAGCCAGATTCTTCTTGCTTTCCCACTTATAGGCCTTTATGAAATAAGTATACTGATACTTAAAGTCTTTGGGAAAAAAAGATGACGGATCGATTGAACGTCGTTATCCTTGCCGCTGGAGAAGGAAAGAGGATGAGATCAAAAATTCCCAAGGTGATGCACGAGATACTCTTTGAGCCTATGATCCGATATGTGATCCGTATAGCAAAGGGGATAAATCCCAAAAAGATAGTTGTAGTTTTGGGTTTTGGAAAAGACGAGGTGATCGATTGCATAAAAGACGAGGATATTAGGATATGCATCCAAGAAGAACAGAAAGGGACAGCCCATGCGCTTCTATGTGCGGAAGAAGAGGTGAAAGATGGGGACGTTCTTGTCCTTTATGGTGATGTGCCGCTAATTAAAGAAGAGACGTTAAAAAATTTCATTGGCTTTTTTGAAAAAACAAAAGATATCACCTTTCTCGTGACGAAGCTAAAAGACCCAAAGGGTTATGGAAGGGTTATACTTAAAGGGGATTCGATTGAAAAAATAGTTGAAGAAAAGGAGGCAATAAGTTCGGAACTAAAGATAAAGATGGTAAATACGGGGGTCTGTGTCATACCTTCTTTTGCCTTTCCTTTAATTAGGCGGATTTCGAACAAAAATAAAAGTCAAGAATTCTATCTCACAGATATATGTCTTTTGGCTAAAGAAGCTGGAAAGAAAGTAAAGGCCTTTATACATCATGACCCTTTGGAGGTTTTGGGCATAAACACAAAGGAGGACCTCTTTTTCGCAAACTGTGTAATGAGGGAGAGGATCATAAAAAAGCATTTAGAAAACGGGGTTATAATTTTTGAAAAAAGTGTCACGATCGGCCCTAATGTGTCGATAGGGAAGGATACGAAGATTTGGGGAAACTCTTTAATCATCGGAAACACAACCATTGGAGAGAGGGTTGAGATAGGCTCCTTTGTGGTGATAAAAGATTCTATCATTGAGGGGGGTGCAAAGATAGGATCCTTCGTTTACCTAGATGGATTTAAAGTAGGGCGTGGTGAGAAAATACCCAATTTCTTTTCAAGTGAAGGAGGGAGGCCGTGTGTGGGATCGTGGGATACATAGGTAGAGGAGAAGCGAAGGAGATAGTTTTGGATGCTCTAAAAAGACTTGAGTACAGAGGTTACGATTCGGCAGGCATCGCAATTTTAGAGAGAGATACTATAAAGGTGATCAAAAAGAAGGGAAAGGTAGATGAACTTAAAGAGCTCGTCTTTATGGATGCACCATCCGGGACGATAGGGATCGGTCACACAAGATGGGCAACCCACGGGATTCCTTCTGATCAGAATGCTCATCCTCACAGGGCCTACGATATAGTTGTCGTTCACAATGGCATCATAGAGAACTATCTGGAGTTAAAGGAGAAACTAAAAAGGCGTGGCCATAGATTCTTATCTGACACAGATACAGAGGTTATAGCCCATCTCGTTGCCTTCTATTTAAGGCAGGGAAACAGTTTTATAGACTCTGTAAGGTTTGCCCTCTCAGAGCTTAAAGGTTCTTGGGCTATTGCCCTAATGAGGGAAAGAGAGAGAGTCCTAATAGGAGCAAAAAGAGAAAGCCCATTACTTGTCGGACTTGGCCAAAACGAATACTTTTTGGCATCCGATGCACCGGCAGTTATCTCAAGGACGAACCGTTTTATATTTCTCGAAGACGGCGACGTAGTGGTCCTTACAGATGAGGGGGTCAAAATCTTAAACGAGAAAGGAGAAATTGTCCAAAGAAAAATACACACAGTCAATTGGTCGCCTATGATGGCGGAAAAAGGCGGCTTTAAACATTTCATGCTCAAAGAGATCTACGAGCAACCCCGTGCAATATCGGATACTATGATAGGAAGGCTCAAAGAGGAGAGGGGAGAAATCCATTTCGAAGAATGGACGTGGAGAAAAAATAAACCGATACGGAGATTCTGGATGGTCGCCTGTGGAACTTCCTATCACGCATGCCTAATCGGGAAGTACATTTTTGAGAAGAACTTGAGGATCCCTGTTGAAGTGGACATTGCATCTGAGTTTCGCTACAGGGAACCACCGATGGACAAGGACGATTTACTTATACTCCTTTCCCAGTCAGGAGAGACCGCAGACACAATTGCCGCAATGAGGGAAGGAAAAAAAAGGGGAATCTACACTCTCTCCATATGCAATGTTCTGGGGAGTACTCTTTCGAGGGAATCGGATGGAACGATATTTACCCATGCGGGACCCGAGATTGGGGTAGCCTCAACAAAGTCTTTCGTTACGCAGATAGTCGTTCTTTTTATGCTTATGCTCCACTTTTCGGCCATACTAAGGACAAAAACGGAAGAAGAAGTAAAAAACATGATTTTAGAGCTGAGAAAAATACCGCACAAGGTAAACGAGATCCTAGAAAGGTCAAGCCATATAGAGGAGATTGCAAAAAAATACTACAAGTATAGAGACTTTCTCTACATAGGAAGGGGAATAAACTACCCAACTATTTTGGAGGGGGCACTGAAACTCAAAGAAATCTCATACATACACGCGGAAGGCTACGCTGCAGGCGAGATGAAACATGGTCCCATCGCGCTAATCGATGAAAATATGCCAGTTATTTGTCTATCCCCTAACGATATCACATATGCAAAAACTTGTGCTAATATAGAAGAGGTGATTTCAAGAAGGGGGAAGGTCATCCTTTTGACAGATACTGAGTACCACGACATGGCAAAAAAAGTGAACGAAGTAATAACGATTCCCCAAACTATATACGAACTCCAGCCCATAACCGGGATTGTCCCGTTACAGCTTTTTGCCTATTACGTTGCAAACTTTCTAGGAACTGACGTTGATCAACCGAGAAACTTAGCAAAGAGTGTGACGGTTGAATAGCCTTAGGCTTGAAGATGGCATTATAAGTTCTGGGCTTGATTGTCTTCCTTTACCTATTCTTATCGTAGAAGAGAGTGGAAAGATAAGGTACGCCAATAGAGAAGCTGCGAAGTTTTTCTCATTCGCAGAGGAAGAATTCGGAAAAAGTATAGAAGAGAATGAAAAGCTTAGATCTTTAGGTCTATCTCAGGTAATAAACGCCGCCATAACGAAAGACGAACTCTACATAGACTCTCTTCATAGTTCTTCGCCCCCAAAAAGGGTCATAAAGCTCATGGCAGTACCCCTAAGAAAAGAAAAACCTTCCCTCTTTTTGTTGGTCTTTTTGGATCCTGCTCATGGGTACATCAGATGGGAAAGTCTGAGCCCCTTTTTAGTCTATGATACTCTTCCTCTCGGGATAGTTGTCACCGAAAGGGATGGTAGAATCCTTATGATAAACCGGGAGTTTACAAAAATAACAGGGTACGCGCAAGAAGAGATACCGCATGTTAAGATCCTTATAAGGAAGGTTATTCCCGACTCAGAAAGAAGACGCAATTTTTTCGATTTGTTAAAGAGCACAATAAAAAAGGGTGAGGATAAGGCTATTGTCTTTCCACTTGTATGTAAAGACGGGAGTGTCAAAGAGGTTGAGATTAAAGTTGAAGTCTTAGACGAAAGAAGAGTAATCACATCAAGGGATGTAACCCCTTTTAAAGCCATGGAGAGGGAACTTGTTGAGAGCGAAAGAAGATACAGATCGCTTTTTGAAAACTCCAGGGACGCAATATACATAACTTCATCCGACGGAAGATTTCTGGATGTGAATCCTGCCTTCTGTGATCTTTTCGGGGAAAAGAAGGAGGAGATTTTAAAGAAATCTGCAAAGGACGCATACGTAACCGACGACGAGAAATTGAGACTTAAATCAGCCATAGGGAGGCACGGCTTTGTAAAGGACTTCGAAATAAGGCTGAGAAAGGCGAACGGAGAGGTACTACACTGTCTAGTTACTGTTACGGCCATAAGGGACGAGACGGGAAAGATCGCACAGTACCAGGGGATTGTGCGAGACATAACCGAGAAAAAGAGGACCGAAGAGAAGATGAGGTACATGGCATTCCACGATTTACTGACAGGTCTGCCAAATAGATCACTTTTTGTTGACAGACTTGAGATCGCCATAGCCTACGCAAAAAGGATGAAGACCATGGTGGCTGTTATGATGCTCGACCTTGACAGGTTCAAGGAAATAAACGATTTTTACGGCCACACAGTTGGGGATATGGTACTTAAGGAGGTGGCAGAGAGGCTTAAAAGTGTGATTAGGAGGACTGACACAATCGCAAGGATGGGGGGAGACGAATTTATTGGAATATTTACCAACATCAAGAACTTAGAGGATGTGGCAACGATAGGAAATAAAGTACATGGCCAGTTCAAGAGTCCGATTGTAGTCCGGGACCAAAAATTTTTGATCAGTGTAAGCATCGGTTTTGCACTCTACCCAATTCACGGAACCGATATAGAAACACTTTTGAGGAAGGCAGATTTGGCCATGTATCAAGTGAAACAGGCAAGTAGGGACGGTTTTAAGATATACGAGGAAGGGACGCTTGCTTCCCTTGACGGTGAGGCTGAGCTGGATTAGATTATGATTGTGACGGAGAAAGAGAAGAAGATTCTCGCAAAATACATGGAAGAAGCTTTCCGGGGAACATTCATTAGACAGGAGATGCCGGTATGTTCCTGCGGGAAGATCTTCACCGAAAAAGATATATACGATGCCCCGGGTGTGTATTTCAGAAAGGTTGAAACTCTGGGAAAGGTCGTAACCCTAATCGAACCCATCTGTCCTGTCTGTAAGAAAAAGGTTCCAACTACCTTCAACATCCTAAATTAGGAGAGCTTGTGCATCTCTTTCCTATTTCAACTAATCCCCCGAGAAATGTGGTATACCTCGATAATGCAGCCACCTCATGGCCGAAACCCCAAACGGTGATTGAGGCCATGGTGTCTTTTATGGAAAGGATAGGCGCAAATCCAGGTAGATCCGGCCATAGACTCTCTTTGGAGGCCGCAAGGATCATATTCGAGGCAAGGGAGCTTTTGGCCAATATTTTTGGGGTTTCGGACCCAAACCGGATTGTTTTTACGAAGAACGCAACAGAAGCGATAAACATCGTCTTAAAAGGGTTACTTAAACCTGGAGATCATGTGATAACCTCAAGCATGGAGCATAATTCTGTTATGAGACCACTTAGGAGTCTGGAAAGAAAGGGAGTTTCGGTCTCTGTTGTTAGGTGTTTTCAGGATGGATCGATAAGGGTCGAAGATATCGAAAGGGAGATCAAATTTAACACAAAAGCCGTGATCGTGACACACGCATCAAATGTGACAGGAACATTAATGCCGATAAAAGAGATATCAGAAAGGAT encodes:
- the glmS gene encoding glutamine--fructose-6-phosphate transaminase (isomerizing), yielding MCGIVGYIGRGEAKEIVLDALKRLEYRGYDSAGIAILERDTIKVIKKKGKVDELKELVFMDAPSGTIGIGHTRWATHGIPSDQNAHPHRAYDIVVVHNGIIENYLELKEKLKRRGHRFLSDTDTEVIAHLVAFYLRQGNSFIDSVRFALSELKGSWAIALMRERERVLIGAKRESPLLVGLGQNEYFLASDAPAVISRTNRFIFLEDGDVVVLTDEGVKILNEKGEIVQRKIHTVNWSPMMAEKGGFKHFMLKEIYEQPRAISDTMIGRLKEERGEIHFEEWTWRKNKPIRRFWMVACGTSYHACLIGKYIFEKNLRIPVEVDIASEFRYREPPMDKDDLLILLSQSGETADTIAAMREGKKRGIYTLSICNVLGSTLSRESDGTIFTHAGPEIGVASTKSFVTQIVVLFMLMLHFSAILRTKTEEEVKNMILELRKIPHKVNEILERSSHIEEIAKKYYKYRDFLYIGRGINYPTILEGALKLKEISYIHAEGYAAGEMKHGPIALIDENMPVICLSPNDITYAKTCANIEEVISRRGKVILLTDTEYHDMAKKVNEVITIPQTIYELQPITGIVPLQLFAYYVANFLGTDVDQPRNLAKSVTVE
- a CDS encoding NTP transferase domain-containing protein; amino-acid sequence: MTDRLNVVILAAGEGKRMRSKIPKVMHEILFEPMIRYVIRIAKGINPKKIVVVLGFGKDEVIDCIKDEDIRICIQEEQKGTAHALLCAEEEVKDGDVLVLYGDVPLIKEETLKNFIGFFEKTKDITFLVTKLKDPKGYGRVILKGDSIEKIVEEKEAISSELKIKMVNTGVCVIPSFAFPLIRRISNKNKSQEFYLTDICLLAKEAGKKVKAFIHHDPLEVLGINTKEDLFFANCVMRERIIKKHLENGVIIFEKSVTIGPNVSIGKDTKIWGNSLIIGNTTIGERVEIGSFVVIKDSIIEGGAKIGSFVYLDGFKVGRGEKIPNFFSSEGGRPCVGSWDT
- a CDS encoding diguanylate cyclase: MNSLRLEDGIISSGLDCLPLPILIVEESGKIRYANREAAKFFSFAEEEFGKSIEENEKLRSLGLSQVINAAITKDELYIDSLHSSSPPKRVIKLMAVPLRKEKPSLFLLVFLDPAHGYIRWESLSPFLVYDTLPLGIVVTERDGRILMINREFTKITGYAQEEIPHVKILIRKVIPDSERRRNFFDLLKSTIKKGEDKAIVFPLVCKDGSVKEVEIKVEVLDERRVITSRDVTPFKAMERELVESERRYRSLFENSRDAIYITSSDGRFLDVNPAFCDLFGEKKEEILKKSAKDAYVTDDEKLRLKSAIGRHGFVKDFEIRLRKANGEVLHCLVTVTAIRDETGKIAQYQGIVRDITEKKRTEEKMRYMAFHDLLTGLPNRSLFVDRLEIAIAYAKRMKTMVAVMMLDLDRFKEINDFYGHTVGDMVLKEVAERLKSVIRRTDTIARMGGDEFIGIFTNIKNLEDVATIGNKVHGQFKSPIVVRDQKFLISVSIGFALYPIHGTDIETLLRKADLAMYQVKQASRDGFKIYEEGTLASLDGEAELD
- the tatA gene encoding twin-arginine translocase TatA/TatE family subunit; the protein is MFGLGLPEIIVILVVALLLFGPSKLPEVAKSIGRTLDELRRMADDVKETIKEEMVVIDREIEEKGQKERDSKEDREPQS
- the tatC gene encoding twin-arginine translocase subunit TatC produces the protein MSHQRENGDKKPFLAHLEELRRRLIVCLSGIGFSFIITYSFKERIFEFLMKPYLKVMPDQSGFIFTYITEAFVTYLKVAFVAAIFLASPLILYEIWMFVAPGLYEHEKRYVYPFIFFGSILFVSGALFSYFVVIPYVYRFFVSFAQEFVVPMPDLKGYMGLTLKMLILFGFVFELPLVMYYLGKAGVISSETLKRKRKFAILGIFIVSAFLTPPDVTSQILLAFPLIGLYEISILILKVFGKKR